The Scylla paramamosain isolate STU-SP2022 chromosome 42, ASM3559412v1, whole genome shotgun sequence genome has a segment encoding these proteins:
- the LOC135093278 gene encoding isopentenyl-diphosphate Delta-isomerase 1-like, with protein MLALGRRVGTAMQWSLGRLTRVTPSASVLPQRSHSSSSSSNQRQQCMEEDLDPQQLALLEEPCILVDEADVPLGAASKRQCHLMRGGSSPLHRAFSVFLFNSAGELLVHRRAHTKITFPGHYTNTCCSHPLHTPQETIEEGALGVRNAAQRRLEFELGIPQEQARPSDFTYLTRIHYASPSDGMWGEHEMDYILFLQKDVTLNPNDNEVEDVQYVKREDFERFLRGLQESNIPITPWFALIAQKFLPLWWKNLDALDRFTDHHNIHHLLE; from the exons ATGCTGGCCCTGGGCAGGAGGGTGGGCACTGCAATGCAGTGGTCTTTGGGGCGGCTCACCAGAGTGACACCATCTGCCTCAGTCCTG CCCCAGCgtagccacagcagcagcagcagcagcaaccagAGGCAGCAGTGCATGGAGGAGGACCTTGACCCACAGCAGCTGGCCCTTCTCGAGGAGCCGTGCATCCTGGTGGACGAGGCTGATGTCCCCCTTGGCGCGGCCTCCAAGCGGCAGTGCCACCTGATGCGGGGCGgctcctcacctctccaccGTGCCTTCAGTGTCTTTCTCTTCAACTCTGCCGGGGAGCTGCTGGTGCACCGCCGTGCACACACCAAG ATCACCTTCCCTGGACACTACACCAACACATGCTGCTCTCACCCGCTGCACACACCGCAGGAGACCATCGAGGAGGGGGCTCTGGGGGTGAGGAACGCTGCACAGAGACGCTTGGAATTTGAGCTTGGCATCCCCCAGGAGCAGGCCAGGCCAAGCGACTTCACTTACCTCACTCGCATCCACTACGCAAGCCCCTCTGATGGCATGTGGGGCGAGCACGAGATGGACTATATCCTCTTTCTGCAGAAGGATGTCACACTCAACCCCAATGATAATGAGGTGGAGGATGTGCAGTATGTGAAGAGGGAAGACTTTGAGAGGTTCTTGAGGGGGTTGCAGGAGAGCAACATTCCAATCACTCCTTGGTTTGCTCTCATCGCCCAGAAGTTTCTGCCTCTGTGGTGGAAGAACTTGGATGCCCTTGACAGGTTCACTGACCACCACAACATTCACCATTTGTTGGAGTGA